Proteins co-encoded in one Arthrobacter sp. ERGS1:01 genomic window:
- a CDS encoding glutamyl-tRNA reductase, whose amino-acid sequence MVLFSLVASHSNLDLETVARLSAGASEVSVDVISGDNDVVGLVTLATCNRYELYAQARSADDVESARSTLIAAVSGRTGLSEQQVSAALATQQGMAVPRHLFAVSTGLESAVVGEREIAGQVRRALSSAQDAGVSTPALVRLFQAASKTAKDVGAQTALGRRGMSIVSVALDLATDLQDVPSLAGTTAVLFGTGAYAGAAMAQLTQRGCTDIRVYSSSGRAETFVASRGGTALSDDTLPGALAEATLLMGCSGSDRQVTANDLAQVRHGISTQLTVIDLALTHDFAPEIAELPNVDLLTLETVRQAAPSEQESTLSEAAALVADAAESFEKAQNARSLDHAIVALRRHTMGVLDDEIAKIRQQHGCTAATAEVEFAMRRMVKQLLHVPTVRAKELAAAGDAASYMAALDALYGIKVEPAVVGAAAAATLQEPAGELTGELDAEPSTA is encoded by the coding sequence GTGGTTCTCTTTTCCTTAGTTGCCTCGCACTCAAACCTTGACCTCGAAACCGTTGCCCGCCTCAGCGCCGGAGCGTCCGAGGTCAGTGTCGACGTCATTTCCGGTGACAACGACGTGGTCGGACTGGTCACGCTGGCCACCTGCAACCGCTATGAGCTCTACGCCCAGGCCCGCAGCGCCGACGACGTCGAATCGGCCCGCAGCACCCTCATTGCCGCGGTCAGCGGACGCACGGGCCTGAGCGAGCAGCAGGTCTCCGCAGCACTTGCCACCCAACAAGGAATGGCAGTCCCCCGCCACCTTTTCGCCGTCAGCACGGGCCTGGAATCCGCCGTGGTGGGCGAACGTGAAATTGCCGGCCAGGTGCGCCGCGCCCTCAGCTCCGCCCAGGACGCCGGGGTCAGCACCCCCGCCCTGGTGCGCTTGTTCCAGGCGGCCTCCAAGACCGCAAAGGACGTCGGAGCACAAACCGCCCTGGGCCGGCGCGGCATGTCGATCGTGTCCGTGGCCCTCGATCTGGCCACCGACCTCCAGGACGTCCCCTCCCTGGCCGGCACCACCGCCGTGCTCTTTGGCACGGGCGCCTACGCCGGTGCGGCCATGGCCCAGCTGACCCAGCGCGGCTGCACCGACATCCGGGTGTATTCATCCTCGGGCCGGGCCGAAACGTTTGTCGCCTCGCGCGGCGGGACGGCCCTGAGCGACGACACCCTGCCCGGCGCACTGGCCGAGGCAACCCTGCTCATGGGCTGCAGCGGTTCCGACCGGCAGGTCACGGCGAACGATTTGGCGCAGGTGCGCCACGGAATTTCCACGCAATTGACGGTGATCGACCTGGCCCTGACCCACGACTTCGCCCCGGAAATCGCCGAACTGCCCAACGTCGACCTGCTCACGCTGGAAACGGTGCGCCAGGCCGCACCCTCCGAACAGGAATCCACCCTGTCGGAGGCCGCCGCCTTGGTGGCCGACGCCGCGGAAAGCTTCGAAAAGGCCCAAAACGCACGCTCCCTCGACCATGCCATTGTGGCCCTGCGCCGGCACACCATGGGCGTGCTGGACGACGAGATCGCGAAGATCCGCCAGCAGCACGGTTGCACGGCGGCCACGGCCGAGGTGGAGTTCGCCATGCGGCGCATGGTCAAGCAGCTCCTGCACGTCCCCACGGTACGGGCCAAGGAACTGGCCGCCGCCGGCGACGCCGCCAGCTACATGGCCGCCCTTGACGCCCTGTACGGGATCAAGGTCGAGCCCGCCGTGGTGGGTGCCGCGGCTGCGGCAACGCTGCAGGAACCCGCCGGCGAACTCACTGGCGAGCTCGACGCCGAGCCAAGCACCGCCTGA
- a CDS encoding SDR family NAD(P)-dependent oxidoreductase → MMHTAREHTPQQPLDSGFGHDTTAAQILDGVDLAGCAAIVTGGYSGLGLETVKALSDAGVAVTVPARRPSHAREVLAAAGLASVDVRAMDLGDQASVKAFAKGYLDAGRGLDILINNAAIMACPETRVGPGWEAQFATNHLGHFTLANQLWPALADGGARVVALSSTGHKLSGIHFDDPQFTKGYDKWQAYGQAKTANSLFAVELDNRGRDHGVRAFAVHPGGIMTELQRHLPREEMVAAGWMDESGKVREGFKTPEQGAATSVWAATSSELDGMGGVYCEDCDIAQPTDPESPLARFAGVDAHAIDPDSAARLWELSGKLTGVNALG, encoded by the coding sequence ATGATGCACACGGCACGAGAACACACCCCCCAGCAACCCCTTGACTCGGGCTTTGGGCACGACACCACGGCCGCCCAGATCCTCGACGGCGTTGACCTGGCCGGCTGCGCGGCCATCGTGACCGGCGGCTACTCCGGCCTGGGCCTGGAAACCGTCAAGGCGTTGAGCGACGCCGGCGTGGCCGTGACGGTCCCTGCCCGCCGGCCAAGCCATGCCCGTGAGGTGCTCGCCGCCGCCGGCCTGGCGTCGGTGGATGTGCGCGCCATGGACCTGGGCGACCAGGCAAGCGTGAAGGCGTTCGCGAAGGGCTACCTGGACGCCGGCCGCGGGCTGGACATCCTGATCAACAACGCGGCCATCATGGCCTGCCCGGAAACGCGGGTGGGGCCCGGTTGGGAGGCGCAGTTCGCCACCAACCATCTGGGCCACTTCACCCTGGCCAACCAGCTGTGGCCGGCCCTGGCCGACGGCGGCGCCCGGGTGGTGGCGCTTTCATCCACGGGGCACAAGCTCTCCGGCATCCACTTCGACGATCCCCAGTTCACCAAGGGCTACGACAAATGGCAGGCCTACGGGCAGGCGAAAACCGCCAACAGCCTGTTTGCGGTGGAGCTGGACAACCGCGGCCGCGACCACGGGGTGCGCGCCTTCGCCGTCCACCCGGGCGGGATCATGACCGAACTCCAGCGCCACCTGCCGCGGGAGGAAATGGTGGCAGCCGGCTGGATGGATGAATCCGGCAAGGTCCGGGAGGGCTTCAAGACCCCGGAGCAGGGCGCGGCGACGTCGGTGTGGGCCGCCACGTCCTCGGAGCTGGACGGGATGGGCGGGGTGTACTGCGAGGACTGCGACATTGCGCAGCCCACGGATCCGGAGTCGCCCCTGGCCCGCTTCGCCGGGGTGGACGCCCATGCGATCGACCCCGACAGCGCCGCCCGGCTGTGGGAACTCTCCGGCAAGCTGACGGGCGTGAACGCACTGGGCTGA
- a CDS encoding thiazole synthase, whose amino-acid sequence MTEILTDHDPLVIDGVTLGSRLIMGTGGAPSLDGLGAALAASGTELTTVAMRRYSVGGAGQPGDGGSNLFELLVENNIRVLPNTAGCFTTREAVMTAELAREALETDWVKLEVIADEHTLLPDAVELVDATEQLVNRGFKVFAYTNDDPVLALRLEQLGAAAVMPLGAPIGTGLGILNPHNIELIVSRAGIPVVLDAGIGTASDAALAMELGCDAVLLATAVTRAQDPVRMAQAFKHAVIGGRLAAQGGRIPKRRHALASSAMEGRPDL is encoded by the coding sequence ATGACTGAAATTCTCACCGACCACGACCCACTCGTGATCGACGGCGTGACATTGGGCTCGCGGCTGATCATGGGCACCGGCGGCGCCCCCAGCCTGGACGGCCTGGGCGCAGCGCTGGCCGCGTCCGGCACCGAGCTGACCACTGTGGCCATGCGCCGCTACTCGGTGGGCGGGGCCGGGCAACCCGGCGACGGCGGCAGCAACCTGTTTGAGCTGCTGGTGGAAAACAACATCCGCGTGCTGCCCAACACGGCCGGCTGCTTCACGACCCGCGAGGCCGTCATGACGGCCGAATTGGCCCGCGAAGCCCTGGAAACGGACTGGGTGAAGCTGGAAGTCATTGCCGACGAGCACACCCTGCTGCCCGACGCCGTGGAACTCGTCGATGCGACCGAACAGCTGGTCAACCGCGGCTTCAAGGTGTTCGCCTACACGAACGACGACCCCGTATTGGCGCTGCGCCTGGAGCAGCTCGGCGCCGCGGCCGTCATGCCGCTGGGCGCCCCCATCGGCACGGGCCTGGGCATCCTGAACCCGCACAACATCGAGCTGATCGTCTCCCGCGCCGGCATCCCCGTGGTGCTCGACGCCGGAATCGGCACCGCCTCCGACGCCGCGCTGGCCATGGAGCTTGGCTGCGACGCCGTGTTGCTGGCCACCGCCGTGACGCGCGCCCAGGACCCCGTCCGCATGGCGCAGGCCTTCAAACACGCCGTGATCGGTGGCAGACTGGCAGCACAGGGCGGCCGCATCCCCAAGCGCCGGCACGCGTTGGCCTCCTCCGCCATGGAGGGCCGCCCGGACCTGTAA
- a CDS encoding TetR/AcrR family transcriptional regulator, translated as MTLEARTGDQPTRRAPLARLPRDERRAQLLASALEVFVTNGYHGAAMDEIAEAARVSKPVLYQHFPSKRELYLALLDSHLAKLTEMLLAALGSTTDNKLRVQATMKAYFQFVANDDQAHRLVFESDLVNDPDVAARLEKFNSEYANAIAEVIAEDTKLAPLEATLLGRALAGMAQVSARYWLEANGDLDIEVASELVYRLAWRGISRFPKES; from the coding sequence ATGACGTTGGAAGCTCGCACCGGGGATCAACCCACACGCCGTGCCCCTCTAGCCCGATTGCCGAGGGACGAACGCCGGGCGCAATTGCTGGCGTCGGCCCTGGAAGTTTTTGTGACGAACGGCTACCACGGTGCCGCCATGGATGAGATTGCCGAGGCCGCCCGGGTCAGCAAGCCCGTGCTGTACCAGCACTTCCCCAGCAAGCGGGAACTGTACCTGGCCCTGCTGGACAGCCATCTGGCCAAGTTGACGGAGATGCTGCTGGCCGCACTGGGCTCGACGACGGACAACAAGTTGCGCGTCCAGGCCACCATGAAGGCCTATTTCCAGTTTGTGGCCAACGACGACCAGGCCCACCGGCTCGTGTTTGAATCCGATCTTGTCAACGATCCGGACGTGGCCGCCCGGTTGGAAAAGTTCAACTCCGAATACGCCAACGCCATTGCCGAGGTCATCGCAGAGGACACGAAACTGGCACCGTTGGAGGCCACCTTGCTGGGCCGCGCCCTGGCCGGCATGGCCCAGGTCAGTGCCCGTTATTGGCTTGAGGCCAACGGCGACCTGGACATCGAGGTGGCCAGCGAACTTGTCTACCGTTTAGCTTGGCGCGGAATTAGCCGGTTCCCCAAGGAATCCTGA
- a CDS encoding D-alanyl-D-alanine carboxypeptidase family protein: protein MRLSSWTKSLFVVVALALAPLGAALPAGASMPPAGIAPAVVAAGVPGTSGAVGAKYASLGGAGSYLGVAIAAMRCGLVRGGCLQSFKNGSIYWSPATGAHTVTGGIRDRWGTLKWEAGLLGYPTNDAQCGLVSGGCYQNFQGGKIYYLPATGSQVVKGAIGGKWGQMGYERSPLSYPASGESCTGTGNITCTQRFLGGTIRWNTYQGTSVAPYAGTIAAVVNKRRPNVPIDQVPPDLVGVGSQLMRREAAAAMSRFINAGAAAGVPITTVSGYRSYSTQYNLYYSYVASYGQAYADTISARPGFSEHQTGLAMDIGNPSGACGLQTCFANTSAGAYAAANAWRYGFIVRYTNGYTAITGYSYEPWHLRYVGLTIAADMHNRGFHTLEQYFGMPAAPGY from the coding sequence ATGAGACTTTCATCGTGGACTAAATCGTTGTTTGTCGTTGTAGCCCTTGCCCTGGCACCGTTGGGTGCAGCCCTCCCAGCCGGTGCGTCCATGCCGCCGGCCGGAATCGCCCCCGCTGTTGTGGCCGCGGGCGTTCCCGGCACCAGCGGTGCCGTCGGCGCCAAGTATGCGTCGCTGGGCGGGGCCGGAAGCTATCTGGGCGTTGCCATCGCAGCCATGCGGTGCGGGCTGGTCCGGGGCGGCTGCCTGCAGTCCTTCAAGAACGGCTCCATCTACTGGTCGCCGGCGACCGGGGCGCATACGGTGACCGGCGGCATCAGGGACAGGTGGGGCACGCTCAAATGGGAGGCCGGCCTGCTGGGTTACCCCACCAATGACGCGCAGTGCGGGCTGGTGTCCGGCGGCTGCTACCAAAACTTCCAGGGCGGGAAGATCTACTACCTGCCCGCAACCGGGTCCCAGGTCGTGAAAGGGGCCATTGGCGGCAAATGGGGGCAGATGGGCTATGAGCGGAGCCCGTTGTCATACCCGGCAAGCGGCGAATCCTGCACCGGAACCGGCAACATCACCTGCACGCAAAGGTTCCTGGGCGGCACCATCCGCTGGAACACGTACCAGGGAACCAGCGTGGCACCCTACGCCGGAACCATCGCCGCCGTCGTCAACAAACGCCGGCCCAATGTCCCGATCGACCAGGTCCCGCCGGACCTGGTGGGGGTTGGCAGCCAGCTCATGCGGCGTGAGGCGGCCGCGGCAATGTCGCGCTTCATCAATGCCGGCGCCGCAGCCGGCGTGCCCATCACCACGGTGAGCGGGTACAGGTCGTACTCGACCCAGTACAACCTGTACTACTCCTATGTGGCGTCCTACGGGCAGGCCTACGCGGACACCATCTCGGCCCGGCCGGGCTTCAGCGAACACCAAACAGGCCTGGCCATGGACATTGGCAACCCCAGCGGCGCCTGCGGCCTGCAGACCTGCTTCGCGAACACCTCCGCCGGAGCCTACGCGGCCGCCAACGCCTGGCGGTACGGCTTCATCGTCAGGTACACCAACGGCTATACCGCCATCACGGGGTACAGCTACGAACCGTGGCACCTGCGCTACGTGGGGTTGACGATCGCGGCCGACATGCACAACAGGGGGTTCCACACCCTGGAGCAATACTTCGGGATGCCCGCCGCGCCGGGGTACTAG
- a CDS encoding 4a-hydroxytetrahydrobiopterin dehydratase — MAANDVLTRAQIDAELASLPHWRYRLGGLAAVLKCPTSAAALELFATIGAMAQAANHHPDVDWRYDTLFVTLTSHDAGSKVTARDAALATAISAAAVRAGATAHPELLRAVEIALDSDDYAAIAPVWAAALGFKAGESDDLLDPSGRLPNIWFQETQTPNPNRFHFDIHVPASEAQGVLAAVEAAGATLDHANAPAFVIATDAQGNRLCICTEEGRDGA; from the coding sequence ATGGCCGCGAACGACGTCTTGACCCGGGCACAGATCGACGCGGAGCTTGCCTCGCTGCCGCACTGGCGCTACCGCCTCGGCGGCTTGGCGGCGGTACTGAAATGCCCGACGTCGGCCGCGGCCCTGGAGCTCTTCGCCACCATCGGGGCGATGGCCCAGGCGGCCAACCACCACCCCGACGTGGACTGGCGCTACGACACCTTGTTCGTGACGCTGACCTCGCACGACGCCGGCTCAAAAGTGACGGCACGCGATGCGGCCCTGGCCACGGCCATCTCCGCGGCAGCCGTCCGGGCCGGTGCCACGGCCCACCCGGAGTTGTTGCGCGCCGTCGAAATTGCCCTGGACTCGGACGACTACGCCGCCATTGCGCCCGTGTGGGCGGCGGCGCTGGGCTTCAAGGCGGGGGAGTCGGATGACTTGCTGGACCCGTCCGGCCGGCTGCCCAATATCTGGTTCCAGGAAACGCAGACGCCCAACCCGAACCGTTTCCACTTCGACATCCACGTGCCTGCCAGCGAGGCGCAGGGAGTGCTTGCGGCGGTGGAGGCGGCGGGGGCAACCCTCGACCACGCCAACGCGCCGGCCTTCGTGATCGCCACGGACGCGCAGGGGAACCGGCTGTGCATCTGCACCGAGGAGGGCCGCGACGGGGCCTGA
- the moeB gene encoding molybdopterin-synthase adenylyltransferase MoeB, whose protein sequence is MVSLIQPSIKSPALRLPPLVEPGPPLDAEELQRYSRHALIPEIGIEGQRRLRNAKVLVIGAGGLGSPALLYLAAAGVGTLGIVDDDTVELSNLQRQVIHGVADIGRSKIESARDSIAAINPGVTVVLHPVRLEASNALELFADYDVILDGADNFSTRYLVNDAATLLGKPYVWGSILRFDGQVSVFWDKYGPSYRDLYPEPPAPGTVPSCAEGGVFGMLCASIGAMMVTEAVKLITGTGQTLLGRLLIFDALTSRWREIRIAKDPAAVPVTELIDYDFFCGIVPPENDGALITADRLAERLARRDRGEENFVLIDVREPLEHEISRIPGSILIPVGGIKDGSALAAIPRDVPLVLHCKSGARSAQALASLTAAGFTGVVHLDGGIDAWTARDIPSRQV, encoded by the coding sequence ATGGTTTCCCTGATCCAGCCCTCCATCAAGAGTCCCGCCCTCCGTCTGCCCCCGTTGGTGGAGCCGGGCCCGCCCCTGGACGCCGAGGAACTTCAACGGTATTCGCGCCACGCACTCATTCCCGAGATCGGAATCGAGGGCCAGCGCAGGCTGCGCAACGCCAAGGTCCTGGTGATCGGTGCGGGTGGCCTGGGCTCGCCTGCACTGCTGTACCTGGCCGCCGCTGGCGTCGGCACGCTGGGCATCGTCGACGACGACACCGTGGAGCTGAGCAACCTCCAACGCCAGGTGATCCACGGTGTGGCGGATATTGGCCGGAGCAAGATCGAATCGGCCCGCGACTCGATTGCCGCCATCAACCCCGGCGTCACGGTGGTGCTGCACCCGGTGCGGCTGGAGGCGTCCAACGCCCTGGAACTTTTCGCCGATTATGACGTGATCCTCGACGGTGCCGACAACTTCTCCACCCGTTACCTGGTCAACGACGCCGCCACGCTGCTGGGCAAGCCCTATGTGTGGGGATCGATCCTGCGCTTTGACGGCCAGGTCAGTGTCTTTTGGGACAAATACGGCCCCAGCTACCGCGATCTGTACCCCGAACCGCCGGCGCCGGGCACCGTCCCGTCCTGCGCCGAGGGCGGCGTATTCGGCATGCTGTGCGCCTCGATCGGCGCCATGATGGTCACCGAGGCCGTCAAACTGATCACGGGCACGGGCCAAACGCTCCTGGGCCGGCTGCTGATCTTTGACGCACTCACCTCACGCTGGCGCGAAATCCGGATCGCCAAGGACCCAGCGGCCGTGCCCGTCACCGAACTCATCGACTACGACTTCTTCTGCGGGATCGTGCCGCCCGAGAACGACGGCGCTCTCATCACCGCGGACCGGCTCGCCGAGCGCCTGGCCCGGCGGGACCGCGGCGAGGAGAACTTTGTGCTGATCGACGTCCGCGAACCGCTGGAACACGAAATTTCCAGGATCCCCGGCTCCATCCTGATTCCCGTGGGCGGCATCAAGGACGGCTCCGCCCTGGCGGCGATCCCGCGCGACGTGCCGCTGGTGCTGCACTGCAAGTCCGGCGCCCGCTCGGCCCAGGCCCTGGCAAGCCTCACGGCGGCAGGCTTCACCGGCGTCGTCCATCTTGACGGCGGCATCGACGCGTGGACGGCTCGGGACATTCCTTCCCGACAGGTGTAA
- the hemG gene encoding protoporphyrinogen oxidase — protein MPQAKPPAVPATAPAGTPAAANDGAAPRRAVVVGGGVSGLVAAKDLAAAGYRVDVYDAAASWGGCVGVHEVAGVVLDSGAESFATRSTAVADLAAELGLAENITTPDPSGAWVWLPGGPVPLPRTGVLGIPADLHAPEVREALGTSGILRAALDATMPATVGTTEAVSSVADLVRARMGRRVLERLVAPVVGGIHSADPEVLDVDMVAPGLRAGIRKHGSLAAAVAAQRAGGSKPGSAVGGLRGGMHTLVTALVAQLRESGVALHAGHTVTAVRGEAANEATNEAAGEVSGAAGRWSIDWSAGTDSGNTPGTTTAELLVVATDGPTAVKLLAAELPGLLPHAPAPGPDIRLVTLVVDVPELDSKPRGTGILVAPQSEGITAKALTHATAKWEWLAESTGPGTHVLRLSYGKAGIAAADAVRLTARVVTDADLIATALADATTLLGVSVTDADLVGADVVRWRGALPFAAVGHLAKVAQIQELADAREGLVLTGGWLSGNGLAAVVAGTRRQIAAVTGAPPAA, from the coding sequence ATGCCCCAGGCCAAGCCCCCCGCCGTACCTGCCACAGCACCGGCCGGCACGCCCGCTGCCGCTAACGACGGCGCCGCCCCCCGGCGCGCCGTGGTGGTGGGCGGCGGCGTGTCCGGACTGGTGGCAGCGAAGGACCTCGCGGCCGCCGGCTACCGGGTGGACGTGTACGACGCCGCCGCCAGCTGGGGCGGCTGCGTGGGGGTTCACGAGGTGGCCGGGGTGGTGCTGGACAGCGGGGCGGAATCGTTCGCCACCCGCAGCACCGCCGTGGCCGACCTCGCCGCCGAACTTGGCCTGGCGGAAAACATCACCACCCCGGACCCGTCAGGCGCCTGGGTGTGGCTGCCCGGCGGCCCCGTTCCGCTGCCGCGCACGGGGGTCCTGGGGATACCCGCCGACCTGCACGCACCCGAGGTGCGTGAGGCGTTGGGGACGTCCGGGATCCTGCGGGCGGCCCTTGACGCCACGATGCCCGCAACCGTCGGCACCACCGAGGCGGTCTCCAGCGTGGCCGATCTGGTGCGCGCCCGCATGGGCCGCCGCGTCCTGGAACGGCTTGTGGCCCCCGTGGTGGGCGGCATCCATTCGGCGGACCCCGAAGTCCTGGACGTGGACATGGTGGCGCCAGGGCTGCGGGCCGGCATCCGCAAGCACGGTTCCCTCGCCGCCGCCGTGGCAGCCCAGCGGGCCGGCGGCAGTAAGCCCGGATCCGCCGTGGGCGGCCTGCGCGGGGGCATGCACACCCTCGTCACGGCACTCGTGGCGCAACTGCGGGAATCCGGTGTGGCACTGCACGCCGGCCACACCGTGACCGCCGTCCGCGGCGAGGCCGCCAACGAGGCAACCAACGAGGCGGCTGGCGAGGTTTCCGGTGCGGCCGGGCGCTGGAGCATCGACTGGAGCGCCGGCACCGATTCTGGCAACACCCCCGGCACCACGACGGCGGAGCTGCTGGTGGTTGCCACCGACGGCCCGACGGCCGTGAAGCTCCTGGCCGCCGAACTGCCCGGGCTGCTGCCCCACGCCCCGGCGCCCGGTCCGGACATCCGCCTCGTCACCCTCGTGGTGGACGTCCCCGAACTCGATTCCAAACCCCGCGGCACCGGGATCCTGGTGGCCCCGCAAAGCGAGGGGATCACCGCCAAGGCGCTCACCCACGCCACGGCCAAGTGGGAGTGGCTCGCGGAATCCACCGGCCCCGGCACTCATGTGCTGCGGCTTTCCTACGGGAAGGCCGGGATTGCCGCCGCGGACGCAGTGCGGCTGACCGCCCGCGTCGTCACGGACGCCGACTTGATCGCCACGGCGCTCGCCGATGCCACCACGCTGCTCGGGGTGTCCGTCACGGACGCCGATTTGGTGGGCGCCGACGTCGTCCGCTGGCGCGGCGCACTGCCGTTTGCCGCCGTCGGACATCTGGCCAAGGTGGCACAGATCCAGGAACTGGCCGATGCCCGCGAAGGACTGGTGCTCACGGGCGGTTGGCTCTCGGGCAACGGACTGGCCGCCGTCGTGGCCGGAACGCGGCGGCAAATCGCGGCCGTCACGGGCGCACCGCCGGCGGCGTGA
- a CDS encoding LysM peptidoglycan-binding domain-containing protein — MRRSLVGALLGLALLTASACSPAADGMPPTAEPGPQSSSATAPSSIPASPAAPTPTARPAASPLKPIPGAMGTAILNAAGVPERYTAVQDDTVDGIGYRFGITTDVLAEANMVPDFVSVGNNYFLHPGDVVELLVRPVDARSGKGAVVNNSAGHPIFYTSVRGDSLDSVGYKFRVNKAALLRYNPDLSGNATIPPGSKISLMPGELKIHGATGTFTVDAKGIPLTYTTAEGDIEMQIAGRFNLQMVELADANRPHDNATAEWFDFTDLPSGTLAAGQTISLNGDHPILK, encoded by the coding sequence ATGCGACGATCACTTGTGGGTGCACTGCTGGGGCTTGCCCTGCTGACCGCCTCGGCCTGCTCCCCCGCCGCTGACGGAATGCCGCCCACCGCAGAACCGGGCCCGCAATCAAGCAGCGCGACCGCCCCTTCAAGCATTCCGGCCAGCCCGGCCGCGCCAACTCCCACGGCCAGACCTGCCGCATCCCCGCTCAAGCCCATCCCGGGCGCCATGGGCACGGCCATCCTCAATGCCGCAGGCGTGCCTGAGCGCTACACGGCGGTGCAGGACGACACGGTGGACGGCATCGGTTACCGCTTTGGCATCACCACCGACGTGCTGGCCGAGGCGAACATGGTTCCGGATTTCGTCTCCGTTGGCAACAACTATTTCCTGCATCCCGGCGACGTGGTTGAACTGCTGGTCCGCCCCGTCGACGCCCGCTCGGGCAAGGGCGCCGTGGTCAATAATTCGGCCGGCCATCCGATCTTTTACACCAGCGTGCGGGGCGACAGCCTCGACAGCGTGGGCTACAAATTCCGGGTCAACAAGGCCGCCTTGTTGCGCTACAACCCGGACCTTTCTGGGAATGCAACCATTCCGCCGGGCAGCAAAATCAGCCTGATGCCCGGTGAGCTGAAGATTCACGGCGCCACGGGGACCTTCACCGTCGACGCAAAAGGCATCCCGTTGACGTACACCACGGCCGAAGGCGACATTGAAATGCAGATTGCCGGTCGCTTCAACCTCCAGATGGTGGAGCTGGCCGACGCCAACCGTCCGCACGACAACGCAACAGCCGAATGGTTTGACTTCACAGACCTGCCCAGCGGCACCCTTGCCGCCGGCCAAACCATCAGCCTCAACGGCGACCACCCCATCCTGAAATAG
- the thiS gene encoding sulfur carrier protein ThiS, with the protein MNTLTLNGAAHPFSEGSTVADLVTTVTGRSILATGQPADGGRLGVAVARNADIVPRSQWSQTLVAGGDDVEIVTAVQGG; encoded by the coding sequence ATGAACACCCTGACCCTCAACGGAGCCGCCCACCCCTTCAGCGAGGGCTCCACCGTGGCGGACCTCGTGACCACCGTGACCGGGCGGTCCATCCTGGCCACCGGCCAGCCCGCCGACGGCGGACGGCTCGGCGTGGCCGTGGCCCGCAACGCCGACATCGTCCCGCGCAGCCAGTGGTCCCAGACCCTGGTGGCCGGCGGCGACGACGTCGAAATCGTCACGGCCGTCCAAGGCGGCTAG
- a CDS encoding DUF3107 domain-containing protein yields the protein MEIKIGIQNIGREIVLESEQGVDEIAAQVSEALAKGTELRLKDEKGRVIIVPGSALGYVELGGEKARSVGFAAL from the coding sequence GTGGAAATCAAGATCGGCATCCAGAACATCGGCCGTGAAATTGTCCTTGAATCCGAGCAAGGAGTGGACGAAATCGCGGCACAGGTTTCCGAGGCCCTGGCCAAGGGCACCGAGCTTCGTCTTAAAGATGAGAAGGGCCGCGTCATTATTGTTCCCGGCAGTGCCCTCGGGTACGTTGAACTGGGCGGCGAGAAGGCTCGCAGCGTGGGGTTTGCCGCACTCTAG